In Candidatus Binataceae bacterium, a single genomic region encodes these proteins:
- a CDS encoding alpha/beta hydrolase: protein MDFRMHNMKRTWTILIGILVVAALFLTSLDARAAEQTLTFAGLKVTEWSPDIAPTGPLPIVIFSHGFHGCAAQSEFLTQALASAGYLVFAPDHRDASCGGNRNEGLAPEVPFVHPEQWNDTTYRDRADDIRKLIAALRADEHYNSQIDWSRLGLMGHSLGGYTVLGLAGAWPSWKLDGVKAVLALAPYCHPFVAQKTLGGLESPVMYQGGTADLLITPWISAAYTQSPRPKLLVVFQGATHFAWTNVGHIAHRQIMAYTVDFMNAYLKGEPPNEILTHPTRDVSVLLTDLK from the coding sequence ATGGATTTCCGCATGCACAATATGAAGCGCACCTGGACCATCTTGATCGGGATACTCGTTGTCGCAGCATTGTTTTTGACGAGCCTCGATGCGAGGGCCGCTGAGCAGACGCTCACTTTTGCCGGACTCAAGGTCACCGAATGGTCGCCCGACATCGCTCCGACCGGCCCGTTGCCTATCGTCATCTTCTCTCACGGATTCCATGGATGCGCCGCGCAGTCGGAGTTCCTGACGCAAGCGCTCGCATCGGCGGGCTACCTCGTTTTCGCGCCCGACCATCGCGACGCGTCCTGCGGCGGCAATCGAAACGAGGGCCTGGCGCCGGAAGTTCCCTTTGTCCATCCGGAACAGTGGAACGATACGACTTATCGCGATCGCGCGGACGACATCCGCAAACTCATTGCCGCGCTTCGCGCCGATGAGCATTACAACTCGCAGATCGATTGGTCGCGGCTCGGACTGATGGGTCACTCGCTCGGCGGCTATACCGTGCTCGGTCTCGCCGGGGCGTGGCCGAGTTGGAAGCTCGACGGTGTCAAAGCGGTGCTGGCGCTGGCGCCGTACTGCCATCCATTTGTTGCCCAGAAGACGCTCGGCGGACTCGAATCGCCGGTGATGTACCAGGGCGGCACGGCCGATCTCCTCATCACGCCCTGGATCAGCGCCGCATACACTCAGTCACCACGGCCTAAACTGCTCGTCGTGTTCCAGGGCGCCACGCATTTCGCCTGGACCAACGTCGGCCACATCGCTCACCGGCAGATCATGGCTTATACCGTCGATTTCATGAACGCTTATCTGAAGGGCGAGCCGCCGAATGAGATTCTCACGCATCCGACGCGCGACGTTTCGGTGCTGCTCACCGATTTGAAGTGA
- a CDS encoding M15 family metallopeptidase — protein MNVKLAIWIAVTISLIVAGSDADAAPVFASLPSDFVDLHSVAPQIVIDMRYATDHDFAGHPMPGYEAAKCLLTRPTALALSSIESDLAPFGLSLKVYDCYRPQRAVDFFVRWAADARDQKMKKEFYPHIDKADLIRLGYIASPSAHSRGSTVDLTIVPLPYWTATYDPHQPLVACDAPASLRFADGSLDMGTGYDCFDPKANTHAAGIIGQERANRMLLATEMIAHGFQPYKYEWWHFTLKNEPYPDTCFDAPIR, from the coding sequence ATGAATGTAAAGTTGGCAATTTGGATCGCCGTGACGATCTCGCTGATCGTCGCCGGCAGCGATGCCGATGCTGCGCCAGTGTTCGCGTCACTGCCCAGTGACTTCGTCGATTTGCATTCGGTCGCGCCGCAAATCGTCATCGACATGCGCTATGCGACCGACCACGACTTCGCCGGTCATCCCATGCCGGGTTACGAAGCGGCGAAGTGTCTGCTCACGCGGCCGACAGCGCTGGCGCTTTCGAGCATCGAAAGCGACCTCGCGCCGTTCGGTCTCAGCCTGAAGGTTTACGATTGCTATCGGCCGCAGCGTGCGGTGGATTTTTTTGTCCGCTGGGCCGCGGATGCGCGCGATCAAAAGATGAAAAAGGAGTTCTACCCGCACATCGACAAGGCCGACCTGATTCGCCTCGGCTATATCGCGTCGCCTTCAGCGCACAGCCGCGGCAGCACCGTCGACCTCACGATCGTTCCGCTGCCGTATTGGACTGCGACTTACGATCCGCATCAGCCGCTCGTCGCTTGCGATGCGCCCGCGTCGCTGCGATTCGCCGACGGCTCGCTCGACATGGGGACTGGCTACGATTGCTTCGATCCGAAAGCAAACACGCACGCGGCGGGAATCATCGGGCAGGAGCGCGCGAATCGGATGCTGCTTGCCACGGAAATGATCGCGCATGGCTTCCAGCCGTACAAATACGAATGGTGGCATTTCACGCTGAAGAACGAGCCCTACCCCGATACCTGTTTCGACGCACCAATCCGTTGA
- a CDS encoding alpha/beta hydrolase, whose protein sequence is MEYRTTPGRLQIGDFSLYYERTGSGPPLLFLHGLGGNHLSWWQQVPYFMRWYECVTVDQRSFGLSPDPDGLFNRAHASDLSRLLDHLKIERAVLVGQSMGGWTIVGCALEQPDRIAAMVMADTPGGIFTQNMKFERTTPLPVDATPPIGSLPTYAADYFDRIPQMAFLYDEMRILGARPPADAGARIITQRYDLDEIRTRLKMPVLCIVGELDVLITPAMVQEVAGTLPAGRYVSVPDCGHSVYFENAPVFNQLVRDFLSDIR, encoded by the coding sequence ATGGAATACCGCACGACGCCCGGGCGGCTGCAGATCGGTGATTTCTCGCTCTACTACGAACGCACGGGCAGCGGTCCGCCGCTGCTTTTTCTGCATGGCCTCGGCGGCAACCATCTTTCATGGTGGCAGCAGGTGCCCTACTTCATGCGCTGGTACGAGTGCGTCACGGTCGATCAGCGCAGCTTCGGGCTCTCGCCCGATCCGGACGGCCTGTTCAATCGCGCACATGCCAGCGACCTGTCACGTCTCCTCGACCATCTGAAAATCGAACGCGCGGTCCTGGTCGGGCAATCGATGGGTGGATGGACGATCGTGGGATGCGCGCTGGAGCAGCCCGATCGAATCGCCGCGATGGTGATGGCGGACACGCCTGGCGGAATCTTCACGCAAAACATGAAGTTTGAGCGAACGACGCCGCTGCCGGTCGATGCGACACCGCCAATCGGATCGCTGCCCACCTATGCCGCCGATTACTTCGATCGAATCCCGCAGATGGCGTTTCTATACGACGAGATGCGGATCCTCGGTGCACGGCCCCCGGCGGACGCGGGCGCGCGAATAATCACGCAGCGCTATGATCTCGACGAGATCCGCACGCGGCTTAAGATGCCGGTGCTGTGTATCGTCGGTGAGCTTGACGTTTTGATAACGCCCGCGATGGTGCAGGAGGTCGCAGGCACTCTGCCGGCCGGACGCTATGTCAGCGTTCCGGATTGCGGGCATTCGGTGTATTTCGAGAACGCGCCCGTGTTCAATCAACTCGTGCGCGATTTTCTGAGCGATATCAGGTGA
- the lptB gene encoding LPS export ABC transporter ATP-binding protein — protein sequence MPTAERMTIGVVKNPAQTDLFASERPLRGEGLVKSYGGRAVVDHVDVTVNPGEVVGFLGPNGAGKTTTFYMLVGLLRPDAGRILFGNEDITGLPLYQRARRGISYLPQEPSVFRKLTVEQNLLAVLETLPLNEEERQARLQSLLDELGIARLRDSKAGVLSGGERRRVEITRALVLDPVFLCLDEPFAGIDPITVIEIQRVVKYLKDRGIGVLMSDHNVQATLSIIDRAYVIHSGKILFEGTPREIVASDQVRQVFLGERFKLAR from the coding sequence ATGCCTACCGCGGAGCGCATGACAATCGGGGTCGTAAAAAATCCAGCCCAGACCGACCTTTTCGCTTCGGAGCGGCCGCTTCGTGGCGAAGGCTTGGTCAAATCCTACGGCGGCCGCGCCGTCGTCGATCATGTCGACGTCACGGTCAATCCGGGCGAGGTGGTGGGATTTCTCGGGCCTAACGGCGCCGGCAAAACGACGACCTTTTATATGCTCGTCGGTCTGCTGCGGCCCGATGCGGGACGTATCCTGTTCGGCAACGAAGATATCACCGGATTGCCGCTCTATCAGCGTGCACGCCGCGGAATTTCCTATCTGCCCCAGGAGCCCAGCGTCTTTCGCAAGCTCACGGTCGAGCAGAATCTGCTCGCGGTCCTGGAAACCCTGCCGCTCAACGAGGAGGAGCGCCAGGCACGATTGCAATCTCTGCTCGACGAGCTCGGGATTGCGCGGCTCAGAGATTCGAAGGCGGGTGTTCTCTCGGGCGGCGAACGCCGCCGCGTTGAGATCACGCGAGCGCTGGTTCTCGATCCGGTGTTCCTGTGCCTGGACGAGCCGTTCGCTGGAATCGATCCGATCACGGTCATCGAGATTCAACGCGTCGTTAAATATTTGAAGGACCGCGGTATCGGCGTGCTGATGTCAGATCACAACGTGCAGGCGACGTTGTCGATCATCGACCGCGCCTACGTGATTCACTCGGGCAAGATTCTGTTCGAGGGGACACCGCGGGAGATCGTTGCCAGTGACCAGGTGCGACAGGTCTTTCTTGGCGAGCGCTTCAAGCTCGCCCGTTAA
- a CDS encoding BamA/TamA family outer membrane protein — MEPITIRKANGIIRCVMALGLMLAMFTAASRASAFSLLDPSAWQQSDPFSVTNPNSWPVIPIPIVTTDPNGGTTYGLMAVKLFKDANGDISEIFAPDITKNTTLGVGGDFRYFAYPSADTHWYATASAQETKARNVDVSYQTGLTRQQWWSWSGRLFWEHDPTERFFGIGNMTPNSQESNYMTKQIYAESLLGLNFSEQLQLAWLFRPRYERLGPGGFTSIPATSQVFPTVKGLGGGSEIFNGAVFSYDTRDSTDLPTRGGYYQLNYGLADRRLGSSMSYNRFGTEIRHYFPLGNRIVFATHAYVSYMPAGGEPPFWSMARLGGEATDFLTDRTTQRGWGVGRWTDNNIEGFNAEMRTKVYSAKVFDTQGTLELAPFVDMGKVTHYFTDNPVNQFHPAGGLGIRAQAQPFVVGFVDIGYAGDGSSIFAGVNYPF, encoded by the coding sequence ATGGAACCGATTACTATTCGCAAAGCAAACGGAATAATCCGCTGCGTGATGGCCCTCGGCCTTATGCTCGCGATGTTCACCGCGGCCTCGAGGGCATCTGCGTTTTCGCTTCTCGATCCCAGCGCATGGCAGCAAAGCGACCCGTTTTCCGTGACCAACCCCAATAGTTGGCCGGTAATTCCGATTCCGATCGTTACCACCGATCCTAACGGCGGCACTACTTACGGCCTGATGGCAGTGAAGCTGTTCAAGGATGCTAACGGCGATATCAGCGAAATTTTCGCGCCCGACATCACCAAGAACACCACGCTGGGTGTGGGCGGCGACTTCCGATATTTCGCGTATCCTTCCGCGGATACTCATTGGTATGCGACCGCGAGCGCGCAAGAAACCAAGGCGCGCAACGTCGATGTTTCGTATCAAACCGGGCTGACGCGCCAGCAATGGTGGTCGTGGTCGGGCCGGCTGTTTTGGGAGCACGATCCGACCGAACGCTTTTTTGGGATTGGCAACATGACGCCGAACTCCCAGGAATCGAATTACATGACCAAGCAGATCTACGCGGAATCGCTGCTTGGTCTTAACTTCAGCGAGCAGTTGCAGCTCGCGTGGCTATTCCGTCCGCGATACGAGCGCCTCGGCCCGGGCGGGTTCACCAGTATCCCGGCGACCTCACAGGTATTCCCGACCGTCAAAGGTTTGGGCGGGGGCAGCGAAATATTCAATGGAGCGGTTTTCAGTTACGACACGCGTGACTCGACGGACCTGCCGACGCGCGGCGGTTATTATCAGCTCAATTACGGGCTGGCTGACAGGAGACTCGGCAGCTCGATGTCCTATAACCGTTTCGGTACCGAGATCAGGCATTACTTCCCACTGGGCAATCGAATCGTCTTTGCAACGCACGCATACGTTTCGTATATGCCGGCCGGTGGCGAGCCGCCTTTCTGGTCAATGGCGCGTCTGGGCGGCGAGGCGACAGATTTCCTGACCGATCGCACGACTCAGCGTGGATGGGGCGTTGGGCGCTGGACTGACAACAATATCGAGGGCTTCAACGCTGAGATGCGCACGAAGGTCTACAGCGCAAAGGTCTTCGATACGCAGGGCACACTCGAGTTGGCGCCGTTTGTAGACATGGGCAAGGTCACCCACTACTTCACCGACAATCCGGTAAACCAGTTCCATCCTGCCGGCGGCCTCGGAATTCGGGCGCAGGCGCAGCCATTCGTGGTGGGATTCGTCGATATCGGCTATGCCGGCGACGGCAGCTCGATATTCGCCGGCGTCAACTATCCTTTCTAA